The Pseudodesulfovibrio cashew genomic sequence CTGGGCTCTATACTGGATCGGTAATACCAGATCCGACACGGACCCGATAATCGGTCTGTTTCTCAACTTCGCCTTCGGCTTTCCGCTCATTCTCCTCACCATGTTTTTCGTTTCCGGCCCTCCGGCATTCAGCGTGGAAGCGGTCCTCGGTTCAGCCTATGTAGGATTCTTCGAAATGGGCGTCACCTTCGCCCTATGGCTTACAGCCATGAAGCATGCGGCCCTTCCCGACGGCGGAGGGACGGCCCGTATTGCCAATCTCATTTTTCTCTCTCCTTTCCTCTCCCTCATCTTTATCCACTTCCTGGTTGGTGAGGAGATCCTCCTCTCCACTGTGGCGGGCCTGGGTTTCATCATCGCCGGCAATGTCCTGATGCAATGGGGATCACGCAATAAATGATATTTATCTTCAAATCGCGGGATTTATGAACGCTGGAGCCAACAGTAGGAAGAAGGGCCATCTCTTGACAAAACTTCAAATGACCGAACTGCCCCCTCTGTTATCCAATCAATTTCCAATTTCTTTGACAATAAATTCCCCGGCATCTACTGTTTCCGGAATCTCTGAAAAACACACTCATGCGCTATGCATTCTCGCAGCATTTAGCAGGTGCAAAACAAGGAGGACTCATGTTCGCAGTTATGGTCACCGTACACATCAAGCCGGAAAAGAGAGACGAATTCATCAAGGAGATGATACTGGACGGAGAAGGGTCGATAGCCAACGAAGAAGGATGCCTCCTTTTCAACATCATAGAGGATAAAGAAGACCCCAATTGTCTGCACCTTTATGAAGTTTACACCAGTGAAAAGGCCTTTGAAATCCACGAAGGCATGCCGCACTTCAAGAGATGGGTGGAAACAACCGCCGACCTTCTTGCCAAACCACTTGAAGTTGCTACCGGGACACACTTGTTCCCGGCCGATTCCATATGGAAAAAACAAGAATAATCCCGAAAATGAAATGAAAATGAAAAAGCACTGCTCCAAGAGCGGTGCTTTTTTTTCCAGCTGCCGAGTCAACAGTTAACCGGAATCTCTCAACATATATTTGCCGAATGGACCGAAACAAACTCATTCGTATCCAATTGGCGGGATCAGTGCTCTTTTCAAACCACGCCAGCCGATGCAAGATAATGAAACAAATGCTTTTTATTGCTCAATTTTTACATATAGGATATGCCTAAATTACGAGAATCGATTAAAAGAAGGATTCCATGACGCTCAGCAGATACCTTGGCATCATCGCCATATTCTGTGCCCTCTTCCTTACGGCTTGTAGCGATGCCTCGCCGATTATCGTAGGCTTTTCCGGACAATTGACGGGAAGTAATTCCGACCTGGGAACCGCCGGAAGAAACGGCGTTATACTAGCATTGGAAAACATCAATGCCGCCGGAGGAATAGACGGTCGGCCATTAGAACTGTTAACAGCCGACGATCACAATACACCTGAAGGAGCCATCCAGGCCGACCGCGAACTGATCGACGCAGGGGTGGTAGCCATCATCGGGCACATGACCAGCTCA encodes the following:
- a CDS encoding putative quinol monooxygenase, giving the protein MFAVMVTVHIKPEKRDEFIKEMILDGEGSIANEEGCLLFNIIEDKEDPNCLHLYEVYTSEKAFEIHEGMPHFKRWVETTADLLAKPLEVATGTHLFPADSIWKKQE